Proteins encoded by one window of Kribbella italica:
- a CDS encoding TetR/AcrR family transcriptional regulator C-terminal domain-containing protein translates to MAREADEKTALGSVWLRAEPSSTRAPLTREDIVGAAIGILDKEGLDGLSMRRVAVELGTAATSALYWRVATKNDLLELAVDEILAGALVPTDDAGDWRDQLAVLGLAAYEALDRHPWATQLLASHAGLGPNYQTYTARLVEILTTAGFKNIHLDAAVSAVFHYIIGAAVTDAAWHSTIHRSGLPDPTWANAAGQHLDIEPEALTAYLTPDNPAGPTARFTTGLRVILVGLRPRRLS, encoded by the coding sequence GTGGCACGTGAAGCTGATGAGAAGACGGCCCTGGGCTCGGTCTGGCTGCGAGCGGAACCTTCGTCGACCCGGGCCCCGCTGACCCGCGAGGACATCGTCGGTGCGGCGATCGGCATCCTCGACAAGGAGGGCCTCGACGGTCTCTCGATGCGCCGCGTCGCCGTCGAACTCGGCACCGCCGCGACGTCGGCCCTCTACTGGCGGGTCGCCACCAAGAACGACCTCCTGGAACTAGCCGTCGACGAGATCCTCGCCGGGGCCCTGGTCCCCACCGACGACGCCGGCGACTGGCGAGACCAGCTCGCCGTCCTGGGCCTGGCGGCGTACGAAGCCCTCGACCGCCACCCCTGGGCCACCCAACTCCTGGCCTCCCACGCCGGCCTCGGCCCCAACTACCAGACCTACACCGCCCGCCTGGTCGAAATCCTCACCACCGCCGGCTTCAAGAACATCCACCTGGACGCCGCAGTCTCCGCCGTCTTCCACTACATCATCGGCGCCGCCGTCACCGACGCCGCCTGGCACTCCACCATCCACCGCAGCGGCCTCCCCGACCCCACCTGGGCCAACGCCGCCGGCCAGCACCTGGACATCGAGCCCGAAGCGTTGACCGCCTACCTCACGCCGGACAACCCCGCCGGCCCCACCGCCCGCTTCACCACAGGCCTACGAGTCATCCTCGTAGGCCTGCGTCCTCGTCGTCTTTCCTAG
- a CDS encoding S1 family peptidase: MSGKLKFTRAALVAVMVAVASAGAVGAAEARVTPGTNIVGGTTASTAQAPWAIALNNSRSPVPSGQYCGATLVKANKIVTAAHCVTQPISTYTAIQGRDRLSTTAGKTSKISKIWKDPQYGRVAGHDVAVLTLTTPFTGVATLPLETSRSADAVGAQSVVYGYGETEGTGPADTFQKVTVPVLGDSYCGQVYADEGYVANGEICAGYKAGGKDSCQGDSGGPLVLNGRLFGVVSWGIGCADAGNPGVYAEVATYASALTAQINN, translated from the coding sequence ATGTCAGGAAAGCTCAAGTTCACCCGTGCGGCCCTGGTCGCCGTGATGGTCGCGGTCGCGTCGGCCGGTGCGGTCGGCGCCGCCGAGGCCCGCGTGACACCGGGAACCAACATCGTCGGCGGTACGACGGCGAGCACCGCCCAGGCCCCGTGGGCGATCGCGCTGAACAACAGCCGGTCCCCCGTGCCGAGCGGCCAGTACTGCGGCGCGACGCTGGTGAAGGCGAACAAGATCGTCACCGCCGCGCACTGCGTGACCCAGCCGATCAGCACCTACACCGCGATCCAGGGCCGCGACCGGCTGAGCACTACCGCCGGCAAGACCTCGAAGATCTCCAAGATCTGGAAGGACCCGCAGTACGGGCGGGTGGCCGGCCACGACGTCGCCGTGCTGACGCTGACCACGCCGTTCACCGGTGTGGCCACCCTGCCGCTGGAGACCAGCCGCTCGGCCGACGCCGTCGGCGCGCAGTCGGTCGTCTACGGCTACGGCGAGACCGAGGGCACCGGCCCGGCCGACACCTTTCAGAAGGTGACCGTGCCGGTGCTCGGTGACTCGTACTGCGGTCAGGTGTACGCCGATGAGGGGTACGTCGCCAACGGCGAGATCTGCGCCGGCTACAAGGCCGGCGGCAAGGACTCCTGCCAGGGCGACTCCGGCGGCCCGCTCGTGCTGAACGGCCGGCTCTTCGGGGTCGTGTCGTGGGGCATCGGCTGCGCCGACGCGGGCAACCCCGGCGTGTACGCCGAGGTCGCGACGTACGCCTCGGCGCTGACGGCGCAGATCAACAACTAG
- a CDS encoding MarR family transcriptional regulator: protein MGLPDDAAEARAQGWRTLAALHARIEDELERALNKQHGLSVSEYSVLDVLARQDDYHLRMNQLSNAVVLSQSATTRLVNRLEDRQLLSRYLCPTDRRGIYTEVTEAGRALLAEAQPTHDAVLSAALEKAAELPEQAPLVKALAEVALPV, encoded by the coding sequence GTGGGACTACCGGACGACGCCGCGGAGGCTCGGGCGCAGGGGTGGCGCACCCTAGCGGCTCTGCACGCGCGGATCGAGGACGAGCTGGAGCGCGCGCTGAACAAGCAGCACGGGCTCTCGGTGAGCGAGTACAGCGTGCTCGACGTACTGGCCCGGCAGGACGACTACCACCTGCGGATGAACCAGCTGTCGAACGCGGTGGTCCTGAGCCAGTCGGCGACGACGCGGCTGGTGAACCGGTTGGAGGACCGCCAACTGCTGTCGCGGTACCTGTGCCCGACGGATCGGCGCGGGATCTACACCGAGGTGACCGAGGCGGGGCGTGCGTTGCTGGCTGAGGCTCAGCCGACGCACGACGCCGTCCTGTCCGCTGCTCTGGAGAAGGCTGCTGAGCTGCCTGAGCAGGCGCCGCTGGTGAAGGCGCTGGCCGAGGTCGCACTGCCGGTCTGA
- a CDS encoding abortive phage infection protein → MSQPISRSRFLQRAAALGVVAATAGTVAASPATAARTTPAGTPDKRHLDFRGVAYDTGTGFIGDESRVLWRPDIVRGELSAIRHRLHANWVSIYGTQPKRLRDTATEALRQGLRVSIQPRFFDEPQADSLRKLADVARDAERLRRRYGPEVILVIGCEFMLFTPGIVPGADFFERVEHLTNGNPDMPAIVRRFRAYTAKMAKVARSNFHGRITYGAATDLEPVDWSLFDIVGLDYYSYHADPAAHTAELAPFRKWGKPILILEFGCCTFTGAAEAGGMGWDIVDYTVDPPAIKDGYVRNEQEQATHLATMLGVFAKEGLLGASPYTFISPDAPHRADDPKHDDDIAGYGLVKVIREDSWDPASPYRWEPKKSFHAVREIYRRG, encoded by the coding sequence ATGAGCCAACCGATCAGCAGGTCCCGATTTCTGCAGCGCGCCGCCGCGCTCGGCGTGGTTGCCGCCACCGCCGGAACCGTTGCCGCGAGCCCCGCAACCGCAGCCCGTACGACGCCCGCCGGTACGCCGGACAAGCGCCATCTCGACTTCCGCGGCGTCGCCTACGACACCGGCACCGGATTCATCGGCGACGAGAGCCGTGTCCTCTGGCGTCCCGACATCGTCCGCGGCGAACTGAGTGCGATCCGCCACCGCCTGCACGCGAACTGGGTCAGCATCTACGGCACCCAGCCGAAGCGCTTGCGCGACACCGCCACCGAGGCGCTCCGGCAGGGCCTGCGCGTCTCGATCCAGCCGCGGTTCTTCGACGAGCCGCAGGCGGACTCGCTGCGCAAGCTCGCCGACGTCGCCCGGGACGCGGAGCGGCTGCGGCGCCGGTACGGGCCGGAGGTGATCCTGGTGATCGGCTGCGAGTTCATGCTGTTCACGCCGGGGATCGTGCCGGGCGCGGACTTCTTCGAGCGGGTCGAGCACCTGACCAACGGCAACCCCGACATGCCCGCGATCGTCCGCCGGTTCCGCGCTTACACCGCGAAGATGGCAAAGGTTGCCCGCAGCAACTTCCATGGACGGATCACGTACGGCGCGGCGACGGACCTGGAGCCGGTCGACTGGTCGCTGTTCGACATCGTCGGGCTGGACTACTACTCGTACCACGCGGATCCGGCGGCGCACACGGCCGAGCTGGCGCCGTTCCGGAAGTGGGGCAAGCCGATCCTGATCCTGGAGTTCGGCTGCTGCACGTTCACCGGCGCGGCCGAGGCCGGTGGGATGGGCTGGGACATCGTGGACTACACGGTCGATCCGCCGGCGATCAAGGACGGGTACGTGCGCAACGAGCAGGAGCAGGCGACGCACCTGGCGACCATGCTGGGCGTGTTCGCCAAGGAGGGGTTGCTGGGCGCCTCGCCGTACACGTTCATCTCACCGGACGCACCGCATCGGGCCGACGACCCCAAGCACGACGACGACATCGCGGGCTACGGGCTGGTCAAGGTGATCCGCGAGGACAGCTGGGACCCGGCGTCGCCGTACCGGTGGGAGCCGAAGAAGTCGTTCCACGCGGTGCGTGAGATCTACCGGCGAGGCTGA
- a CDS encoding DUF1800 domain-containing protein, with product MGEISERAAVRRLNDRLGFGSVGSNEGFDATVARLLGPPTVAVVPPPGLTPPEYAGKKDDKAAKKAANKQRAAQELRLTSWWLDRMVAEPTATERLTWFWHGHFATSNQKVRNAQLMFTQNQAFRTQALGKFGDLARAMVVDPAMIRWLDGNANRKGSPNENLGREFLELFTLGIGHYSEVDVFEGARCLTGWTIKRGATQARFVAARHDADSKTLFGKSGAYDARGFADLAVAQAASAPFVVGRLWFRLVSATPPSADALRRLVAAYGSERDVRALLRAMVAEAAFTDSASALVKQPVEWAVGLLRALRLQPARLDEKTRMKLIAGLRGMGQVPFRPPSVGGWPSGGSWLTTSAGVTRLQVAQLLTKAAELDPATDVQELLGVDGWSARTKAALASVKDPAQLTAVAACAPEYVVSG from the coding sequence ATGGGTGAGATCAGCGAACGCGCCGCCGTCCGGCGGCTGAACGACCGGCTCGGGTTCGGGTCTGTTGGTTCGAACGAGGGGTTCGATGCGACCGTTGCGCGGCTGCTCGGGCCGCCGACGGTGGCCGTGGTACCGCCGCCCGGCCTGACACCACCGGAGTACGCGGGGAAGAAGGACGACAAGGCCGCGAAGAAGGCGGCGAACAAGCAGCGGGCGGCGCAGGAGTTGCGGCTGACCAGCTGGTGGCTGGACCGGATGGTCGCCGAGCCGACGGCGACCGAGCGGCTGACCTGGTTCTGGCACGGGCACTTCGCGACCAGCAACCAGAAGGTCCGCAACGCGCAGCTGATGTTCACGCAGAACCAGGCGTTCCGGACGCAGGCGCTCGGCAAGTTCGGGGACCTGGCCCGGGCGATGGTGGTCGACCCGGCGATGATCCGCTGGCTCGACGGCAACGCGAACCGCAAGGGCTCGCCGAACGAGAACCTCGGCCGCGAGTTCCTCGAGCTGTTCACGCTCGGGATCGGCCACTACAGCGAGGTCGACGTCTTCGAGGGCGCCCGTTGCCTGACCGGGTGGACGATCAAACGCGGCGCGACCCAGGCGCGCTTCGTCGCGGCCCGGCACGACGCGGACAGCAAGACCCTGTTCGGGAAGTCCGGCGCGTACGACGCGCGCGGGTTCGCCGACCTGGCCGTCGCGCAGGCGGCGTCGGCGCCGTTCGTGGTCGGGCGGTTGTGGTTCCGGCTGGTGTCGGCGACTCCGCCGTCCGCCGACGCGCTGCGGCGGTTGGTCGCGGCGTACGGGAGTGAGCGGGACGTACGTGCGCTGCTGCGGGCGATGGTGGCCGAGGCCGCCTTCACGGACAGCGCGTCGGCGTTGGTGAAGCAGCCGGTGGAGTGGGCGGTCGGGTTGCTGCGGGCGTTGCGGCTGCAGCCCGCGCGGCTGGACGAGAAGACGCGGATGAAGCTGATCGCCGGGTTGCGTGGCATGGGCCAGGTGCCGTTCCGGCCGCCGAGCGTGGGCGGGTGGCCTTCCGGCGGGAGCTGGCTGACCACGTCGGCCGGGGTGACGCGGCTGCAGGTGGCGCAATTGCTGACGAAGGCGGCCGAGCTGGACCCGGCGACCGACGTACAGGAGTTGCTGGGGGTGGACGGGTGGTCGGCCCGGACGAAGGCCGCGTTGGCTTCGGTGAAGGATCCCGCGCAGCTGACGGCCGTGGCCGCCTGCGCTCCCGAGTACGTCGTGAGTGGTTGA
- a CDS encoding DUF1501 domain-containing protein, with amino-acid sequence MDNLTRRRFLTMSGVTAAGALAVGATQVNWSDLMTAAVRDPLPSGDSVLVVVTLYGGNDGLNTVVPAADPAYQDARPELAYKPEEVLDLGEGLGLNPGLKGLKGLWDEDRLAVVRGVGYPEPDRSHFRSMAIWQTASPATSVPTGWLGRWLDATGADPLRAVSVEPTLPPMLAGATTAAASLPVRGLKLPQGALGEAFAALGKPSPGEERWQAQAAKSLGDLQNAVRVLGGHEAGEREDDEDEEKTKGASAGGSSQLGTQLDLVAGLIEAGVPTRAYSVSLGGFDTHADERGTQQRLLTELDSSLTPFVQRLRKTDRGKNVVVLVYSEFGRRVHANGSDGTDHGTAGPLFVLGEKVNGGFHGAQPSLTDLSNGDLKSTVDFRDVYASVLGGVLSTDPGKVLAGHTGVVDGLLRV; translated from the coding sequence GTGGACAACCTGACTCGACGCCGGTTCCTGACCATGAGTGGAGTGACGGCCGCGGGTGCGCTCGCGGTCGGCGCGACCCAGGTCAACTGGTCCGACCTGATGACCGCCGCGGTCCGCGATCCCTTGCCCAGCGGGGATTCCGTGCTCGTCGTCGTCACGCTGTACGGCGGGAACGACGGGCTGAACACCGTCGTACCGGCGGCTGATCCGGCATACCAGGACGCTCGGCCGGAGCTGGCGTACAAGCCCGAGGAGGTGCTCGATCTCGGGGAGGGGCTAGGGCTGAATCCGGGGCTCAAGGGGTTGAAGGGGCTGTGGGACGAGGACCGGCTGGCGGTGGTCCGGGGAGTCGGGTATCCGGAGCCGGACCGGAGTCATTTCCGGTCGATGGCGATCTGGCAGACGGCTTCGCCGGCGACGTCGGTGCCGACCGGGTGGCTCGGGCGGTGGCTCGATGCGACCGGCGCGGATCCGTTGCGGGCGGTGTCGGTCGAGCCGACGTTGCCGCCGATGCTGGCCGGGGCGACGACCGCGGCGGCGTCGTTGCCGGTTCGGGGGTTGAAGCTTCCGCAGGGTGCGTTGGGAGAGGCCTTCGCGGCGCTGGGGAAGCCGAGCCCCGGTGAGGAGCGCTGGCAGGCGCAGGCTGCCAAGTCGCTGGGTGATCTGCAGAACGCCGTACGGGTGCTGGGTGGTCACGAGGCCGGCGAACGGGAGGACGACGAGGACGAGGAGAAGACGAAGGGTGCTTCGGCTGGTGGGTCTTCGCAGCTGGGGACCCAGTTGGATCTCGTCGCCGGGCTGATCGAGGCCGGCGTACCGACTCGGGCCTACTCGGTGTCTTTGGGCGGGTTCGACACGCACGCGGACGAACGGGGCACCCAGCAACGACTGCTGACCGAGCTGGACTCGTCGTTGACGCCGTTCGTGCAGCGGCTGCGGAAGACCGATCGGGGCAAGAACGTGGTGGTGCTGGTGTACTCGGAGTTCGGGCGGCGGGTGCATGCGAACGGCAGCGACGGCACCGACCACGGGACCGCCGGTCCGCTCTTCGTGCTCGGGGAGAAGGTCAACGGCGGGTTCCACGGGGCTCAGCCGAGTCTCACCGACCTGTCGAACGGTGATCTGAAGTCGACGGTCGACTTCCGCGACGTCTACGCGTCCGTGCTCGGTGGGGTGCTGTCCACCGACCCGGGCAAAGTGCTGGCCGGCCACACCGGAGTCGTCGACGGGCTGCTGCGGGTGTGA